A window from Nitrospira sp. ND1 encodes these proteins:
- a CDS encoding N,N-dimethylformamidase beta subunit family domain-containing protein, which produces MATFFRIAIAGFLLAVVGETVSPVRSLADSPITRENTRPGGTDWILTDPAGHEVEGYASATSIQRGDKLHFYIHSTDPRITVAIYRMGWYAGAGARLVQGGISLPGVRQPMPSADPVTGLIECDWQVSYTLNTATDDPGEWLSGVYLAKLTGTSSGKQSYIIFVVREDDRPADFLFQSSVTTFQAYNNWGGKSTYPSNSRDEQWARKVSFNRPYAASQHPRGASGTGAGEFLTAMSIHPTRSLSTAGWEYNMVRWLERNGYDVTYSTDIDTHSRPDFWKGHKAWLSVGHDEYWSDEMRRHVEAARDQGLGLGFLSANTCYWQIRLEPSPLTTEPNRTMVSYKEVALTEDPYALDGDPSNDHLITVQWRDQPLNRPEHKLLGVMFETVPVDGDLVITRPSHPLFSGIPLPPDHRLPGLLGYEIDRAFPDGPAKLEILAHSPHQRDGQVVYGDMTLYQAPSGAHVFATGTIQWSWGLDDYNAPALRTARTSEAAQQITRNILELLARKTLSAAQ; this is translated from the coding sequence ATGGCGACCTTCTTCAGGATCGCCATCGCCGGCTTCCTACTGGCGGTGGTCGGCGAAACCGTTTCACCCGTCCGCTCACTCGCCGACTCTCCCATTACCCGGGAAAATACCCGACCGGGCGGTACCGACTGGATCCTCACCGACCCAGCCGGCCATGAGGTCGAAGGGTATGCCTCAGCCACCAGCATCCAGCGCGGGGACAAGCTCCACTTCTACATCCACAGCACCGACCCACGTATCACCGTCGCCATCTATCGGATGGGTTGGTATGCGGGCGCCGGAGCCCGGTTGGTCCAAGGCGGCATTTCGCTGCCGGGAGTGCGACAGCCGATGCCGTCGGCAGACCCGGTGACCGGACTGATCGAATGCGATTGGCAGGTGTCGTACACGCTGAACACGGCAACGGACGACCCGGGTGAATGGCTGAGCGGCGTCTACCTCGCCAAGTTGACCGGCACGAGCAGCGGCAAACAAAGCTACATTATCTTCGTCGTCAGGGAAGACGACCGGCCGGCCGACTTTCTGTTTCAGTCCAGCGTCACAACATTCCAGGCCTACAACAACTGGGGCGGCAAATCGACTTACCCCTCGAACAGCCGCGATGAACAATGGGCGCGGAAAGTCTCGTTCAACCGTCCCTATGCCGCCAGCCAACACCCGCGGGGCGCCAGCGGAACCGGAGCGGGAGAGTTCCTGACCGCCATGTCGATCCACCCGACCCGCTCCCTCTCGACCGCCGGGTGGGAATACAACATGGTCCGTTGGCTGGAGCGCAATGGCTACGACGTCACCTACAGCACCGATATCGACACCCATAGCCGACCAGATTTCTGGAAGGGCCACAAGGCCTGGCTGTCGGTCGGCCACGATGAATACTGGTCCGATGAAATGCGACGCCATGTGGAGGCGGCCCGCGACCAGGGCCTGGGACTCGGCTTCCTTTCCGCCAATACCTGTTACTGGCAAATCCGGCTCGAACCCAGCCCCCTCACGACTGAACCCAATCGGACCATGGTGTCCTACAAGGAGGTGGCTCTGACGGAGGATCCCTATGCCTTGGATGGCGATCCGTCCAACGACCACCTGATCACCGTTCAATGGCGCGACCAGCCGCTGAACCGACCCGAACACAAGCTACTCGGCGTGATGTTCGAGACCGTCCCGGTGGACGGAGATCTCGTCATCACCCGCCCCTCTCATCCGCTGTTCAGTGGCATCCCTTTGCCCCCGGACCATCGCCTGCCCGGCCTGTTGGGATACGAGATCGACCGGGCATTCCCCGACGGGCCGGCGAAGCTGGAGATCCTTGCCCATTCTCCCCACCAGCGGGATGGACAGGTCGTGTATGGCGATATGACCCTCTACCAAGCCCCGAGCGGGGCCCACGTGTTTGCGACAGGAACCATCCAGTGGAGTTGGGGCCTGGACGATTACAATGCGCCGGCACTGCGAACCGCCCGTACCAGTGAGGCCGCCCAACAGATCACCCGCAATATCCTGGAGCTGCTGGCTCGGAAGACCCTCTCGGCTGCCCAATAA
- a CDS encoding co-chaperone GroES yields the protein MATEAKDKKSTAAKNFQPLGDRLFVTYTEEMERTSGGIYVPDSAKEKPQRGIVQAIGKKVENIKVGDQVLFDKYSGSKLRIEDEECLILKEEDILGIFTN from the coding sequence ATGGCTACGGAAGCGAAAGACAAGAAGTCCACGGCTGCGAAGAATTTTCAGCCGCTCGGTGACCGTTTGTTCGTCACCTACACTGAGGAAATGGAACGGACCTCCGGCGGGATCTATGTCCCTGACTCTGCCAAGGAAAAGCCGCAGCGGGGTATCGTGCAGGCCATCGGGAAGAAGGTCGAGAACATCAAGGTCGGCGACCAGGTATTGTTCGACAAGTATTCCGGCAGCAAGCTTCGGATCGAAGACGAAGAGTGCCTCATCCTCAAGGAAGAAGACATTCTCGGTATCTTCACCAACTAA
- a CDS encoding ferredoxin--nitrite reductase, with the protein MNKIEVIKSERDGLTVRDMIAHYAQAGWEAIPEDDIQRLKWYGLFLRNPTPGHFMLRVRLPGGQTTSAQLETLADIALQYGNGVVDVTTRQQVQLRHLTIAHVPSVFSKLEEAGLTSLQTGMDTVRNIMTCPVAGLNPNELLDGTDIVRAINHEVLGNPAYTNLPRKCNIAVTGCPDNCLHTETQDIALVPAYHDLGHDKCYGYNVLVGGKLGSGGYRIAGSLDMFVNPAEAFEVCRTLLHIYRDHGPRENRTQARLAFLVEAWGEARLRHEVERLVGRTLPTAGVDARGAAERDHIGIFRQKQRGMNYVGLKVLVGRVKAADLRSIAALAVRYGNGEVRLSPAQAFVIPHISDRLVGELAEEPLVKQFAYNPSALYKGLVSCVGSDYCNLAVIETKSRAVETARVLERKLGDTLKPITLHWSGCPAGCGNHLVADIGLLGKKAKVGGKVVDAVDVFVGGRSGPDPKLATKIMEDVPCDRLPAVLEMIMPYHTREKMHRVRGKAVPKGTGASKSTASGNETTGLTPQPLPA; encoded by the coding sequence ATGAATAAGATCGAGGTCATCAAGTCGGAGCGGGACGGGCTGACGGTGCGGGACATGATCGCACACTATGCGCAAGCGGGATGGGAGGCTATTCCGGAAGACGATATTCAACGGTTGAAGTGGTACGGGTTATTTTTGCGAAATCCGACTCCGGGCCACTTCATGTTGCGGGTACGCCTGCCGGGTGGTCAAACCACGTCGGCTCAACTCGAGACGTTGGCCGACATCGCGCTGCAATACGGCAACGGGGTGGTCGATGTTACCACCAGGCAACAAGTCCAACTCCGGCATCTGACGATTGCCCATGTGCCGTCGGTGTTTAGTAAGTTGGAGGAGGCGGGCCTGACGTCACTGCAAACCGGAATGGACACGGTACGGAACATCATGACCTGCCCCGTGGCAGGTCTGAATCCCAACGAGTTGCTCGACGGGACGGACATCGTGCGCGCGATCAATCACGAAGTGCTGGGTAATCCGGCCTATACGAATCTGCCGCGCAAGTGCAATATTGCGGTCACCGGTTGTCCGGACAATTGCCTCCACACGGAGACGCAAGACATCGCGTTGGTCCCGGCCTATCACGACCTGGGGCATGACAAGTGTTACGGGTACAACGTGCTGGTCGGGGGCAAGTTGGGGTCCGGCGGCTATCGCATTGCTGGCTCCCTGGACATGTTCGTGAATCCGGCGGAAGCCTTCGAGGTTTGCCGGACGCTGCTGCACATCTATCGCGATCATGGACCGCGGGAGAATCGCACCCAAGCGCGCCTCGCATTTCTCGTGGAGGCCTGGGGCGAAGCTCGGTTGCGGCACGAAGTCGAACGGCTGGTCGGGAGAACCCTGCCCACGGCGGGGGTGGATGCGAGGGGAGCGGCGGAGCGCGACCACATCGGCATCTTCCGTCAAAAACAACGGGGCATGAACTATGTCGGGCTGAAGGTGCTGGTCGGTCGGGTGAAGGCGGCTGATCTCCGGAGCATCGCTGCGTTGGCGGTTCGGTACGGCAATGGAGAAGTACGTCTCTCGCCGGCGCAAGCCTTCGTGATCCCTCATATCAGCGACCGGCTGGTGGGTGAACTGGCGGAAGAGCCGCTGGTCAAGCAATTCGCCTACAACCCGTCCGCCCTCTACAAGGGACTGGTCAGTTGTGTGGGAAGCGACTACTGCAATCTGGCCGTCATTGAAACCAAAAGCCGGGCCGTCGAAACGGCGCGGGTGCTGGAGCGGAAGCTGGGCGATACCCTCAAGCCGATCACCTTGCATTGGTCCGGTTGTCCGGCCGGGTGTGGAAACCATCTCGTGGCGGATATCGGACTCTTGGGCAAGAAGGCGAAGGTGGGCGGCAAGGTCGTCGATGCCGTGGATGTGTTCGTGGGCGGGCGCTCGGGCCCCGATCCCAAGCTCGCCACCAAAATCATGGAGGATGTGCCCTGCGATCGGCTTCCAGCGGTGTTGGAAATGATCATGCCCTACCACACGCGCGAAAAAATGCATCGTGTGCGCGGGAAGGCCGTGCCAAAAGGCACGGGAGCCTCAAAGTCGACGGCATCCGGCAACGAGACGACGGGGCTCACACCCCAACCGCTTCCTGCCTAG
- a CDS encoding tetratricopeptide repeat protein, producing the protein MSKACVVSFLSVMLWTVCVQAGFEEGLKADLRGDYASALQQWRPLAEQGLSAAQVNYGNLFFHGKGVKQDYVEARKWFLLAASQGNSLAQGKLASMYATGEGVPQDYTEALKWYRLAATQGLPAAQLNLGNMYSNGEGIPRDYVEGMKWRRLAADQGLPEAQGKVGAMYFLGEAVPQDYVQAHMWFNLAAAGGEKDAAKFLEYAARHMTAAQIAEAQRLAREWKAKVK; encoded by the coding sequence ATGAGCAAAGCCTGCGTGGTCTCATTTTTGAGCGTGATGCTTTGGACAGTTTGCGTTCAGGCAGGCTTTGAAGAAGGCCTTAAAGCAGATTTGCGTGGCGACTACGCCTCAGCCCTACAGCAATGGCGACCTCTAGCTGAGCAGGGATTGTCTGCCGCTCAAGTAAACTATGGCAATCTTTTTTTTCATGGTAAAGGGGTGAAACAAGATTATGTCGAGGCACGCAAGTGGTTTCTTCTTGCTGCTTCCCAAGGCAATTCCCTTGCCCAAGGGAAACTCGCGTCGATGTATGCAACTGGCGAGGGTGTCCCACAAGATTATACCGAGGCGCTGAAGTGGTATCGTTTGGCCGCTACACAAGGTCTTCCTGCAGCCCAGTTAAATTTAGGAAATATGTATAGCAATGGCGAGGGCATCCCCAGGGACTATGTCGAAGGGATGAAATGGCGTCGGTTAGCAGCCGATCAAGGTTTACCCGAAGCTCAAGGCAAAGTCGGTGCAATGTACTTTCTCGGTGAAGCTGTTCCGCAAGATTATGTTCAGGCTCATATGTGGTTCAACCTTGCGGCAGCGGGGGGCGAAAAAGATGCGGCAAAGTTCCTCGAGTACGCGGCCAGGCACATGACGGCTGCGCAGATTGCCGAGGCTCAGCGACTTGCGCGAGAGTGGAAGGCGAAAGTGAAATAG
- the cynS gene encoding cyanase: MEKAAVRKAIKAQRLNKKVTIAEVAKTVGKNPTFVAAALNGNHRLSPEEAGKVGKLLDLDKEQISSLSAFPVRADFPNATDPFKYRLLEVIGVYGDSMREMANEMFGDGIMSAIDFTLDMEKVTGSQGEARCKITLNGKWLEYKTF; this comes from the coding sequence ATGGAAAAAGCAGCAGTACGCAAGGCGATCAAGGCACAACGGTTGAACAAGAAGGTCACGATTGCAGAGGTGGCGAAGACGGTCGGGAAGAATCCGACGTTCGTCGCCGCAGCGTTAAACGGGAATCACCGCCTGTCACCGGAGGAAGCGGGCAAAGTGGGGAAGCTGCTGGATTTGGATAAAGAACAAATCAGCTCCCTGAGCGCGTTTCCCGTCCGGGCCGATTTCCCGAATGCGACGGATCCGTTTAAGTATCGCCTGTTGGAAGTCATCGGTGTCTACGGCGATTCGATGCGGGAGATGGCGAATGAAATGTTCGGCGACGGGATCATGAGCGCCATCGACTTTACGCTGGATATGGAAAAGGTCACCGGCAGTCAGGGCGAGGCCCGGTGCAAGATCACGCTGAACGGCAAGTGGCTTGAGTACAAAACGTTTTAA
- the groL gene encoding chaperonin GroEL (60 kDa chaperone family; promotes refolding of misfolded polypeptides especially under stressful conditions; forms two stacked rings of heptamers to form a barrel-shaped 14mer; ends can be capped by GroES; misfolded proteins enter the barrel where they are refolded when GroES binds) — MAKQLLYSEAARAAILRGVNQLADAVKATLGPKGRNAILDKKFGAPTITKDGVTVAKEVELKNPYENMGAQLVREVASKTSDTAGDGTTTATVLAQAIYREGVKNITAGANPMEIQRGINKAVEVVIGELKKLSKPCQNKTEISQVGTISANNDKTIGDLIAEAMEKVGKDGVITVEEAKSMTTSLDVVEGMQFDRGYISPYFVTNAERMEAVMDEPLILINEKKVSSMKDLLPVLEQVAKLGKPLIIIAEEVEGEALATLVVNKLRGTLNVSAVKAPGFGDRRKAMLEDIAILTGGQVISEDLGLKLENVKLTDLGRAKRVTIDKDNTTIVEGHGDPKKIDGRVKQIKAQIEETTSDYDREKLQERLAKIVGGVAVINVGAATETEMKEKKARVEDALHATKAAVEEGIVPGGGTAYLRCLKGLDSLKDLPLEQKVGVDIVKRALEEPVRQIAANAGAEGSVVVGRVREDKNPNGGYNAAADEYVDMIKLGIIDPTKVSRCALQNAASVAGLMLTTEVMITELPEEKKEAAGGHAGHNHGMEGMY, encoded by the coding sequence ATGGCAAAGCAATTACTGTATAGCGAAGCGGCACGGGCGGCCATCCTGCGCGGGGTGAACCAGCTCGCCGATGCCGTCAAGGCGACGCTCGGTCCCAAGGGCCGGAACGCGATTTTGGATAAGAAGTTCGGCGCCCCGACGATCACCAAGGACGGCGTGACCGTGGCGAAGGAAGTCGAACTGAAGAACCCGTACGAGAACATGGGCGCCCAGCTGGTTCGCGAAGTCGCGAGCAAGACGAGCGATACGGCCGGCGACGGAACCACCACCGCCACCGTGTTGGCCCAGGCCATCTACCGGGAAGGCGTCAAGAACATCACCGCTGGTGCCAACCCGATGGAAATCCAGCGCGGCATCAACAAGGCCGTGGAAGTCGTGATCGGCGAGCTGAAGAAGCTCAGCAAGCCTTGCCAGAACAAGACCGAAATCTCCCAAGTCGGTACCATTTCCGCCAACAACGACAAGACCATCGGCGACCTCATCGCGGAAGCGATGGAAAAGGTCGGCAAGGATGGCGTGATCACGGTCGAAGAAGCCAAGTCGATGACCACGTCGCTGGACGTCGTCGAGGGCATGCAGTTCGATCGCGGGTACATCTCCCCCTACTTCGTGACCAACGCCGAGCGGATGGAAGCCGTCATGGACGAGCCGCTCATCCTGATCAACGAAAAGAAAGTCAGCAGCATGAAGGACCTCCTCCCGGTCCTCGAGCAGGTTGCCAAGCTCGGCAAGCCGCTCATCATCATTGCTGAAGAAGTCGAAGGCGAAGCGCTCGCCACCTTGGTGGTCAACAAGCTCCGCGGCACCCTCAATGTGTCGGCGGTGAAGGCCCCGGGCTTCGGCGATCGCCGCAAGGCCATGCTGGAGGACATCGCGATCCTGACCGGCGGCCAGGTTATCTCTGAAGACCTCGGCTTGAAGCTCGAGAACGTCAAGCTGACGGATCTCGGCCGCGCCAAACGCGTCACGATCGACAAGGACAACACCACGATCGTCGAAGGTCATGGCGATCCCAAGAAGATCGACGGCCGCGTGAAGCAGATCAAGGCCCAGATCGAAGAGACCACCTCGGACTACGATCGCGAGAAGCTGCAGGAGCGGCTGGCGAAGATCGTCGGCGGTGTGGCAGTGATCAACGTGGGTGCAGCCACCGAGACCGAAATGAAGGAAAAGAAGGCGCGCGTGGAAGACGCGTTGCACGCCACCAAGGCAGCCGTCGAGGAAGGCATCGTTCCTGGCGGAGGCACGGCCTACCTGCGCTGTCTCAAGGGATTGGATTCCCTCAAGGATCTGCCCTTGGAGCAGAAAGTCGGTGTGGATATCGTCAAGCGGGCGCTCGAAGAGCCGGTCCGTCAGATCGCAGCCAACGCCGGAGCCGAAGGCTCAGTGGTGGTCGGTCGGGTCCGTGAAGACAAGAATCCGAACGGCGGGTACAATGCTGCTGCCGACGAATACGTGGACATGATCAAGCTGGGCATCATCGATCCGACGAAGGTGTCGCGTTGTGCCTTGCAGAACGCCGCCAGCGTCGCGGGCTTGATGCTCACGACCGAAGTCATGATCACGGAATTGCCGGAAGAGAAGAAAGAAGCTGCCGGTGGCCATGCTGGTCACAATCACGGCATGGAAGGTATGTACTAA
- a CDS encoding surface-adhesin E family protein: MMLRRLSVVLLCCAGLAACGESGDSTGSVLKPVGEWAKIGETDNYVYYADYASIKKADETVVMLDLFDYKSVQTEGGNAPALSKATQREYDCQNKKSQSLKSSWFSGQMGAGNVVRSAGTSNQWSVATQGTATGGLLKAACGSS; encoded by the coding sequence ATGATGCTACGACGACTATCTGTGGTCCTGCTTTGCTGCGCGGGTCTGGCTGCATGCGGAGAAAGCGGTGACAGCACCGGCTCCGTCCTCAAGCCGGTGGGAGAATGGGCGAAGATCGGCGAGACGGACAACTACGTGTATTACGCCGACTACGCCAGCATCAAGAAGGCCGATGAGACCGTCGTGATGCTGGACCTGTTCGATTACAAGAGCGTACAGACCGAAGGTGGAAACGCCCCCGCTCTTTCCAAAGCCACACAACGCGAATACGACTGCCAAAACAAGAAAAGCCAGTCGCTCAAGTCGAGCTGGTTTTCAGGACAAATGGGAGCCGGAAACGTCGTGCGCTCCGCCGGCACGTCGAACCAATGGTCCGTGGCCACGCAGGGCACCGCCACCGGCGGGCTCTTGAAGGCCGCCTGCGGGAGTTCGTAG
- a CDS encoding cyclic nucleotide-binding/CBS domain-containing protein, whose amino-acid sequence MAKRVKSSQEPADLLSRHIEQIQATLVAIQPFLSRRKATASLDGFDEQTEEVLSETFGGASEELEAYHYAKLGEAAILPEEAQEAGTHNVDRESLHQRKQVLESCLAQLELRKATRAGRDWRRTVGERIDGRTVAEFMSAEVRSVHKSASIKEAGRLLQKWRIGSLLVDDGSRYIGIITDTDLSRKAVAKGLDPNTTVVLSCMSKSVVTIEDSEPLMEALRLMKKEGIRHLPVTEDGTIIGVLSVGDLLRAYQKVLEL is encoded by the coding sequence ATGGCCAAGAGAGTGAAATCGAGTCAGGAACCGGCGGATCTTCTCAGCCGGCACATAGAGCAGATTCAAGCGACGTTGGTGGCGATCCAGCCATTCTTATCCCGACGTAAGGCTACCGCCTCGCTGGACGGATTCGATGAGCAGACGGAAGAGGTGCTGAGTGAAACCTTCGGGGGAGCCTCCGAGGAGCTCGAAGCCTATCACTACGCCAAGCTCGGCGAAGCTGCGATCTTGCCGGAGGAGGCTCAAGAGGCCGGGACGCACAACGTGGACCGTGAAAGCCTCCACCAACGCAAGCAGGTGCTGGAAAGTTGTCTGGCGCAGCTTGAGTTGAGAAAGGCTACCAGGGCCGGTCGGGATTGGCGGAGGACCGTCGGTGAACGGATCGACGGCCGCACGGTGGCGGAGTTCATGTCCGCGGAAGTCCGGAGTGTGCATAAAAGCGCGTCGATCAAAGAGGCGGGACGGTTGCTGCAGAAGTGGCGGATCGGCTCACTGCTGGTCGATGACGGGTCACGTTACATCGGTATCATCACGGATACGGATCTCAGCCGGAAGGCCGTGGCCAAGGGATTGGATCCGAACACAACCGTGGTGCTCTCCTGCATGAGCAAATCCGTGGTCACCATCGAGGACAGTGAACCGCTGATGGAAGCACTTAGATTGATGAAGAAAGAGGGCATCCGCCACCTGCCGGTCACGGAAGACGGCACGATCATCGGGGTGTTGTCCGTGGGCGATTTGCTCAGGGCCTATCAAAAAGTGCTGGAGCTGTAG
- a CDS encoding glycoside hydrolase, which translates to MNDGGQQAWKCRFGYPVTIRRHGIAMGLAIVMFGAVCMGGWAETSGLAGSSVPGAVKWHPGHYYALMNFMRTNPRIMAQVYRELKATPALRGLQVRYEWPELEPEEGRYDFTAIERVLAELAPQNKRLIMLLELKSFKPQVLPVPSYMATEKYEGGAFPFSSFGKDVPRGNNLKLWNPAVRDRLVALIRELGQRFNGHVYFEGIGLPETAMGQPLVPVSTRDLERQYDHLLSVQRAMRGAFPNTMTYQLVNYPREILPSFVGQMRTIGTALGGPDVFIDDPGLNYDHPHKPKGVYHFYAPLSGVVPLTPSVMQSNYENTQHDGKGRVPTIPELFSFARERLRANYIFWTRAQNYSPKVLEFMNGLPAADGPARGLNPTCPQGLRVLCGVGAGGQ; encoded by the coding sequence ATGAACGATGGCGGACAGCAAGCCTGGAAATGTCGCTTCGGATATCCGGTGACCATTCGGCGGCATGGCATCGCCATGGGCCTCGCGATTGTGATGTTCGGCGCGGTCTGTATGGGCGGGTGGGCAGAAACGAGTGGCCTTGCTGGATCGTCGGTTCCGGGTGCGGTGAAGTGGCACCCCGGCCACTATTATGCGCTGATGAATTTCATGAGGACCAACCCGAGAATCATGGCGCAGGTGTATCGCGAACTCAAAGCAACACCTGCCTTGCGCGGGTTGCAGGTTCGTTATGAGTGGCCTGAATTGGAGCCGGAAGAGGGCCGGTATGACTTCACGGCAATCGAGCGGGTGTTAGCTGAATTGGCACCGCAGAACAAGCGGCTGATTATGCTGTTGGAACTGAAATCCTTCAAGCCTCAGGTGTTACCCGTGCCATCCTACATGGCAACCGAGAAATATGAGGGAGGGGCTTTCCCGTTCAGTAGTTTCGGCAAGGACGTGCCACGCGGGAATAATCTCAAACTCTGGAACCCGGCGGTTCGTGATCGTCTCGTTGCGCTCATTCGTGAGTTGGGACAGCGCTTCAATGGCCATGTGTATTTCGAGGGTATCGGTCTTCCGGAAACTGCGATGGGACAACCGCTCGTCCCGGTGTCCACGCGTGACCTCGAGCGACAGTATGACCATCTACTCAGCGTGCAACGGGCCATGCGCGGGGCGTTTCCGAACACGATGACGTATCAGCTTGTGAATTATCCGCGCGAGATTTTGCCGTCGTTCGTGGGCCAGATGCGCACGATCGGGACGGCATTGGGCGGGCCCGATGTGTTCATCGACGATCCTGGATTGAACTACGACCATCCGCACAAACCCAAGGGGGTCTATCATTTTTATGCGCCGCTGTCCGGAGTCGTGCCGCTGACGCCGTCGGTGATGCAGTCCAACTATGAGAATACGCAACACGACGGGAAGGGAAGAGTGCCGACCATTCCCGAATTGTTCTCGTTCGCGAGGGAACGACTGCGGGCGAACTATATTTTTTGGACCCGTGCCCAGAACTACTCCCCCAAGGTGCTGGAATTTATGAATGGGCTGCCTGCGGCGGATGGCCCGGCGCGCGGGCTCAATCCGACCTGCCCCCAAGGTCTACGCGTCCTGTGTGGAGTAGGGGCAGGCGGACAGTAG
- a CDS encoding alkene reductase, whose protein sequence is MPTLFTPLQVGNIRLPNRIVMSPLTRARAGTTHIPNDMMVDYYSQRASSGLMMTECTMVDAHACAFIGEGGIYSSAHVAGWKRVTDAVHTKRGRIFMQIWHPGRAAHSSLNDGEQPVSSSAKPIRNDVTKTPEGAKPYEVPRPLRTEEMPRYVEMFRLAARNARQAGFDGVQIHGAHGYLIDNFLRDGVNARTDAYGGSIPNRTRFLLEVTDAAIGVWGAGRVAVRISPLVPFNDMVDSQPEALVTYVAQELSRRAIAFLEIRHENHALPEEQAILKVARGHFPGVLMSNGSYTRESGESIVAGGAADAIVYGRPYIANPDLVERFAKQAPLNQVNYDRLYGGGPDGYSDYPALAAG, encoded by the coding sequence ATGCCTACATTATTTACCCCGCTTCAAGTTGGAAATATCCGATTACCCAACCGCATTGTCATGTCACCCCTTACCCGCGCGCGGGCCGGAACCACACACATTCCCAACGACATGATGGTGGATTACTACTCCCAACGCGCCTCGAGCGGGCTCATGATGACGGAATGCACCATGGTCGATGCCCATGCCTGCGCCTTTATCGGTGAAGGCGGCATTTACAGCTCCGCGCATGTGGCAGGCTGGAAACGAGTGACTGATGCCGTGCACACCAAGCGGGGCCGCATCTTTATGCAGATCTGGCACCCCGGCCGTGCCGCACACTCCTCGCTGAACGACGGCGAACAACCGGTCTCCAGCAGTGCCAAGCCTATCCGAAATGACGTAACCAAGACGCCGGAGGGGGCGAAACCCTATGAAGTGCCCCGCCCGCTTCGCACCGAAGAAATGCCGCGGTATGTGGAAATGTTCCGGCTCGCCGCACGGAACGCCAGACAGGCCGGCTTCGACGGGGTACAAATCCATGGCGCCCACGGCTATTTGATCGATAACTTTCTGCGCGACGGCGTCAATGCACGCACGGATGCCTATGGCGGTTCTATCCCTAATCGTACTCGGTTTCTGCTGGAAGTCACCGATGCCGCCATCGGCGTCTGGGGAGCCGGACGTGTGGCGGTGCGGATCTCGCCCCTGGTCCCGTTTAACGACATGGTCGACAGCCAACCCGAGGCGCTGGTGACCTATGTCGCGCAGGAGTTGAGCCGGAGAGCGATTGCGTTCCTGGAAATCCGGCACGAGAACCATGCCTTGCCTGAGGAGCAAGCTATTCTGAAGGTCGCCCGCGGACATTTCCCGGGTGTGCTGATGAGCAACGGGAGCTACACACGCGAAAGCGGTGAATCGATAGTGGCAGGCGGAGCAGCCGATGCAATCGTCTACGGACGTCCCTATATCGCCAATCCGGACCTCGTCGAGCGCTTCGCGAAGCAGGCTCCGCTCAACCAGGTCAATTACGATCGGCTTTATGGCGGGGGGCCGGACGGCTACAGCGACTATCCCGCCTTGGCCGCAGGCTGA